Proteins encoded together in one Juglans regia cultivar Chandler chromosome 9, Walnut 2.0, whole genome shotgun sequence window:
- the LOC109005472 gene encoding uncharacterized protein LOC109005472: MSSESTKSSQASLTEGEKQKQLDRGLREMVSAITRRAADLHTSDSIHHLQQQDDNDQDDHHGVRIVTLAGTNTGATLRSEMDEKADPPHDGLSLGEPETLITYVNSNFQAINNSIMMGGSYGTNDPSVHLDISNYFDNKGHSPDKHGKKGKKKDKKNLENEHHPVHSD, encoded by the coding sequence ATGAGCTCTGAATCAACTAAGTCCAGCCAGGCTTCATTGACTGAAGGAGAGAAGCAAAAGCAACTCGACCGTGGTCTCAGGGAGATGGTCTCTGCCATAACTCGTCGGGCTGCTGATCTTCATACATCAGACTCGATCCATCACCTGCAGCAGCAGGATGACAATGATCAGGATGATCATCATGGCGTAAGAATCGTCACCCTTGCCGGAACCAACACAGGAGCCACTCTCCGAAGCGAGATGGACGAGAAAGCCGATCCTCCTCATGATGGGCTTTCGCTTGGGGAGCCTGAGACGCTGATCACCTACGTGAACAGCAACTTCCAGGCCATCAACAACTCAATCATGATGGGTGGCAGCTACGGCACCAACGACCCAAGTGTTCATTTGGACATCTCGAACTACTTCGACAACAAAGGCCATAGCCCAGACAAACATGGaaaaaagggtaagaaaaagGATAAGAAAAACCTTGAAAACGAGCACCATCCCGTGCATTCTGATTGA
- the LOC109005468 gene encoding protein transport protein SEC13 homolog B-like, which translates to MPSQKIETGHQDVVHDVAMDYYGKRVATASSDHSIKIIGVSNTASQHLATLTAHQGPVWQVAWAHPKFGPLLASCSYDGRVIIWKEGNQNEWTQAHVFNDHKSSVNSIAWAPHELGLCLACGSSDGNISVFTARPDGGWDTSRIDQAHPVGVTSVSWAPSMAPGALVGSGLLDPVQKLCSGGCDNTVKVWKLYNGNWKMDCFPALQMHTDWVRDVSWAPNLGLPKSTIASASQDGRVIIWTVAKEGDQWEGKVLNDFKTPVWRVSWSLTGNILAVADGNNSVTLWKEAVDGEWQQVTTVEP; encoded by the coding sequence atgcCTTCACAAAAGATAGAAACTGGTCATCAAGATGTGGTGCACGATGTGGCTATGGATTACTATGGTAAGCGTGTCGCCACAGCCTCATCAGACCATTCAATTAAGATTATTGGGGTGAGCAATACGGCCTCTCAACATCTTGCAACCTTAACTGCCCACCAAGGACCTGTTTGGCAGGTGGCCTGGGCTCACCCAAAGTTCGGCCCTTTACTTGCTTCGTGTTCTTATGATGGGCGTGTGATAATCTGGAAGGAGGGTAATCAGAATGAGTGGACCCAAGCCCATGTCTTTAATGACCACAAGTCGTCTGTCAATTCTATTGCTTGGGCTCCTCATGAACTGGGTCTCTGTCTAGCATGTGGTTCTTCTGATGGAAATATATCAGTTTTCACTGCAAGACCAGATGGTGGTTGGGACACCTCAAGGATCGACCAAGCGCACCCGGTTGGTGTAACTTCTGTCTCATGGGCTCCCTCAATGGCACCCGGTGCTCTTGTTGGTTCCGGCTTGCTTGATCCGGTTCAGAAGCTCTGCTCTGGTGGTTGTGATAATACTGTGAAGGTGTGGAAGCTCTATAATGGGAATTGGAAGATGGATTGCTTTCCAGCTCTTCAGATGCATACAGACTGGGTTCGTGATGTTTCCTGGGCACCCAACTTAGGACTTCCAAAATCTACAATTGCTAGTGCCTCGCAGGATGGCAGAGTTATTATATGGACTGTGGCCAAGGAGGGGGATCAATGGGAAGgcaaagttttgaatgattttaaGACTCCTGTCTGGCGTGTCTCCTGGTCGTTGACAGGTAACATATTGGCTGTGGCTGATGGAAACAACAGTGTGACATTGTGGAAGGAAGCGGTCGATGGGGAGTGGCAGCAGGTAACTACAGTTGAGCCATAA